One genomic window of Stieleria sp. JC731 includes the following:
- a CDS encoding ABC transporter ATP-binding protein, translated as MSTTDAYRSAESDPGSQTTATNPKRLATSIRKLQKHYVLKSETVKALRGVSFDVPEGDYVAIMGPSGSGKSTLLNLLGCLDKPTSGSLMLGEDDIATMTDDELAQIRSERIGFVFQSYNLIQQLSVVENIQVPLYYQGIIGPKERERSIQLASQVGLADRLDHRPSQLSGGQQQRVAIARSLVNDPYFVLADEPTGNLDSVTTDEILGLFDKLNDEGRTIILVTHEDDVAARAKRVVRLKDGKLHRDEVNDPASRVAAREAQRKVVEQLLREADR; from the coding sequence ATGTCGACTACTGATGCCTATCGATCCGCCGAATCCGATCCCGGATCGCAAACAACCGCGACCAACCCGAAACGCCTCGCGACTTCGATTCGCAAGCTGCAAAAGCACTATGTGCTCAAAAGCGAAACCGTTAAAGCGCTGCGTGGTGTTTCGTTTGATGTCCCCGAAGGTGATTACGTCGCCATCATGGGGCCTTCGGGTAGCGGCAAAAGTACTTTGCTAAACCTGCTCGGCTGCTTGGACAAACCGACCAGCGGATCGCTAATGCTCGGTGAAGACGACATCGCGACGATGACCGACGATGAACTCGCCCAAATTCGCTCCGAACGGATCGGGTTTGTCTTTCAGTCGTATAACTTGATTCAGCAATTGAGCGTTGTCGAAAACATCCAGGTGCCGCTCTATTACCAAGGCATCATCGGACCGAAAGAACGCGAACGTTCGATTCAATTGGCCAGCCAAGTCGGCTTGGCCGATCGTCTTGACCACCGCCCATCACAGCTATCCGGTGGACAGCAGCAACGTGTCGCGATCGCACGATCACTTGTCAATGATCCCTACTTTGTCCTTGCCGACGAACCGACAGGTAACCTGGATTCGGTCACGACAGACGAAATCCTAGGGCTATTCGACAAGCTGAACGATGAAGGCCGGACAATCATTCTGGTCACACACGAAGATGACGTCGCGGCTCGTGCAAAACGTGTTGTACGTTTGAAAGACGGAAAATTACACCGTGATGAGGTCAACGACCCGGCCTCACGCGTCGCCGCACGCGAAGCACAACGCAAGGTCGTCGAACAACTCCTGCGAGAGGCGGACCGGTAA
- a CDS encoding DUF1080 domain-containing protein translates to MRYCTFAIVAVLSIATTCPAQEYLNGITWQQPPIVEPGETAASPPSDAVVLFGGEDLSQWNGADNWTVKDGAMVAGKGTLVSKEKFGDCQVHIEWTAPNPPVGSGQGRGNSGLFLNDRYEIQILDSYQNDTYFDGQAGAIYKQTPPMANAMRAPGQWNTYDVIWTAPRFEDDGSLKSPAYITAIHNGVVILNHFELKGDTPYNRPPAYTQHEVKGSIRIQDHNNPVRFRNIWVRELTPVKGEQTRKPFLRDGKKETPIED, encoded by the coding sequence ATGCGTTACTGCACCTTCGCCATCGTGGCAGTTCTGTCAATTGCCACGACTTGCCCCGCACAAGAATACCTCAACGGAATCACTTGGCAGCAACCGCCAATCGTCGAACCGGGTGAGACCGCCGCGTCGCCTCCATCGGATGCGGTCGTTCTGTTCGGCGGTGAAGACCTGTCTCAGTGGAACGGTGCGGACAACTGGACCGTCAAAGACGGCGCGATGGTCGCAGGAAAAGGCACCTTGGTGTCGAAGGAAAAATTCGGTGATTGCCAAGTCCACATCGAATGGACTGCTCCCAACCCACCGGTCGGCAGCGGACAGGGGCGAGGAAACAGCGGGTTGTTCTTAAACGATCGCTACGAAATCCAAATTCTTGACTCCTATCAAAACGACACCTATTTCGATGGACAAGCTGGCGCGATCTACAAGCAAACGCCACCGATGGCGAATGCGATGCGAGCGCCCGGTCAATGGAACACCTACGATGTGATTTGGACCGCACCACGATTTGAAGACGACGGCTCGCTAAAGTCACCTGCGTACATCACCGCCATCCACAACGGTGTGGTCATCCTTAACCACTTCGAACTCAAAGGCGACACCCCGTACAATCGCCCGCCGGCATACACCCAGCACGAAGTTAAAGGATCGATCCGCATCCAGGACCATAACAATCCCGTCCGCTTCCGTAACATCTGGGTGCGTGAACTGACTCCGGTAAAAGGCGAGCAAACTCGCAAACCATTCTTGCGTGACGGTAAAAAAGAAACACCGATCGAAGACTAA
- a CDS encoding efflux RND transporter periplasmic adaptor subunit gives MHRISRLDRPAKLPKRRGGAAGALIAFLVVICVIGAIGYALLSDKNNGVKVGTLITQPVTRGPFDHIVLEQGEIESSSNIEVTCKVKSQSGGGVSILWVVEEGARVQEGDKLVELDSSALEQKLNEDKIGVITAEANVTTAKALVEQSKIARQEYLEGVYMTEESALKSEILIAEQDLVKAQKALESSQRLAAKGLIKSLQLEADRFAVANARNQLESAQGRLKVLQNLTKKKMLVQFDSDIEAAQAQLSAYESELLEEKTQYEDTQTQIKNCLITAPAAGVVVHANRYSSRGGNAEFVVEAGATVRERQELIYLPDPSKMQVKCKINESRITLISEGMAAKITVDAIPGLSLKGRVAKVNRYAEPSSFFSSSIKEYAITIDIINPPETIRTGMTAGVQIFVEQLDNAIQMPIQGLYEHGGKMYAMVQEGPQKFRTQVVKIGATNDTMVTIQDGVEEAETVVLNLREHLSLMDLPEVIAEDNSEMREIADVEEADKRRGGRPGPGGGNPDGRGPGGPGGQGGPRGPGAGGGGGFNGPPGGGAPPNPAAMVQRMMERNDTNGDGSISADEMSQINENFRARIQSADTDGDGSVSRAELTKMMSQGAGG, from the coding sequence ATGCACAGAATCTCGCGTCTGGACCGCCCCGCGAAATTACCCAAACGCCGTGGTGGTGCCGCAGGTGCCCTGATCGCGTTTCTAGTTGTCATCTGCGTTATCGGAGCGATCGGATATGCGCTTCTTTCAGACAAAAACAATGGGGTCAAGGTTGGCACCCTGATCACCCAGCCAGTCACGCGTGGTCCGTTTGACCATATCGTGCTCGAACAGGGCGAAATCGAAAGCAGCAGCAACATCGAAGTCACTTGCAAAGTCAAATCGCAAAGTGGCGGTGGTGTTTCGATTCTGTGGGTTGTTGAAGAAGGGGCCCGTGTCCAAGAAGGCGACAAATTGGTCGAGTTGGATTCGTCGGCTTTGGAACAAAAGCTGAACGAAGACAAAATCGGCGTGATCACGGCAGAAGCCAACGTCACGACGGCAAAAGCGCTTGTCGAACAATCAAAGATCGCCCGACAGGAGTACCTCGAAGGCGTCTACATGACCGAAGAAAGCGCCTTGAAAAGCGAAATCCTGATCGCCGAACAAGACCTGGTTAAAGCCCAAAAGGCACTCGAAAGCAGCCAGCGATTGGCTGCGAAAGGTTTGATCAAGTCCCTGCAGTTGGAAGCAGACCGGTTCGCGGTTGCCAATGCCAGAAACCAACTGGAATCTGCTCAAGGTCGACTGAAGGTTTTGCAAAACCTGACCAAGAAAAAAATGCTGGTTCAATTCGACAGTGACATCGAAGCGGCACAGGCACAGCTATCTGCTTACGAGAGTGAATTGCTGGAAGAGAAAACCCAGTACGAAGACACTCAAACCCAAATCAAAAACTGCCTCATCACCGCGCCCGCAGCAGGGGTCGTTGTGCACGCCAACCGCTACAGCAGCCGTGGTGGTAATGCGGAATTTGTCGTCGAAGCGGGTGCAACCGTTCGCGAACGACAAGAGCTGATCTATCTGCCCGATCCGTCGAAGATGCAGGTCAAATGCAAGATCAACGAATCGCGAATTACGCTGATCTCGGAAGGGATGGCAGCGAAGATCACTGTCGACGCGATTCCAGGACTTTCGCTCAAAGGGCGTGTTGCGAAGGTAAACCGATACGCCGAACCGAGTAGCTTCTTCAGCTCGTCGATCAAAGAATACGCAATCACGATCGACATCATTAATCCGCCCGAAACCATTCGGACCGGTATGACCGCCGGTGTGCAGATCTTTGTGGAGCAACTCGACAACGCAATCCAGATGCCTATCCAAGGCTTGTACGAACACGGCGGAAAGATGTATGCCATGGTTCAAGAAGGCCCGCAAAAGTTCCGTACACAAGTGGTCAAGATCGGCGCTACCAATGACACCATGGTGACCATCCAAGATGGCGTCGAAGAGGCCGAAACCGTTGTCCTTAACTTGCGTGAGCATCTCTCGCTTATGGACCTTCCCGAAGTTATCGCCGAAGACAATAGCGAGATGCGTGAGATCGCTGACGTCGAAGAAGCCGATAAGCGACGCGGAGGCCGTCCCGGTCCTGGCGGCGGCAACCCCGATGGCCGAGGCCCAGGTGGACCTGGCGGACAGGGTGGACCACGCGGTCCTGGTGCTGGTGGCGGAGGCGGGTTCAACGGACCTCCCGGTGGCGGTGCACCTCCTAACCCGGCCGCTATGGTTCAGCGCATGATGGAACGCAACGACACCAATGGTGACGGCAGCATCTCCGCAGACGAGATGAGCCAGATCAACGAAAACTTTCGCGCACGCATTCAATCGGCTGATACCGACGGCGATGGCTCCGTATCGCGTGCGGAGTTAACAAAGATGATGAGCCAAGGTGCAGGAGGCTGA
- a CDS encoding AAA domain-containing protein: MPIDIPVNGLCLDTTLGNLDDMQSRKLDLNLLREDDYFDTLARWLSLEGEAERERMARRRQIQKARDAERTGETLLNLEIQDHKTGLAGRILFDFVKCDDRALPMNRLKVGSPVVISDSDDLSDHGIAGVVSRRSQNVIQVATERWPESVRLRIDLSPDETTRRRQLAAMASARVASGRTKQLRDMILNQRVIREGDPDEVQFLTNLNPPQQEAVAFALASPDIAILHGPPGTGKTTTLAEVIYQAVQRGDKVLACAPSNTAVDNLLERLVPMVPAVLRVGHPARVFESLRGHTLDELVESDASAAIIKDMRRELDELLRSAARPGRGRDARKRRNLLYSTAGDLRGQIRSLERSVVRSIIDSADVICTTTTIDEDLLAGAKFETVVIDEACQCTESSAWQAILRADMLVMAGDHCQLPPTVLSDQAASEGMQDSMMHRLIEREGSSIFRRLTVQYRMHRDIMDFSSNEFYEGTLVADPSVASHLLCDLPRVETNELTDSALMFVDTAGANMNEEIERDGESKFNAGEGKLIERFATELVESGVDRDQIAIIAPYAAQVRWLRNRPSLRDIEIDTVDGFQGREKEAVLITMTRSNDRGEIGFLRDKRRTNVALTRARRKLIVIGDSATLGSNEFYGRMLEYFEQKQAYRSVFEFQID; encoded by the coding sequence GTGCCGATTGACATCCCCGTCAACGGCCTCTGCTTGGATACAACGCTTGGCAACCTGGACGACATGCAGTCACGGAAGTTGGACCTAAACCTTCTACGCGAAGATGACTACTTCGACACCCTGGCCCGCTGGTTAAGTTTGGAGGGTGAAGCGGAAAGAGAACGCATGGCTCGGCGCAGGCAAATACAAAAAGCGCGTGATGCCGAGCGAACGGGCGAAACCCTTCTGAACTTAGAAATCCAAGATCACAAGACCGGATTGGCAGGCCGAATCCTTTTCGACTTCGTCAAATGCGACGATCGTGCGTTGCCAATGAATCGTCTAAAAGTCGGCTCACCGGTCGTCATCTCCGATTCGGATGACCTGTCCGATCACGGCATTGCTGGCGTTGTCAGCCGACGCAGTCAAAACGTGATCCAAGTGGCCACCGAACGCTGGCCCGAATCGGTACGTCTACGCATCGATCTGTCACCGGACGAAACGACACGGCGGCGACAGCTGGCCGCGATGGCATCCGCGCGTGTTGCTTCAGGACGGACGAAGCAACTTCGTGACATGATCCTGAACCAACGTGTCATCCGTGAAGGCGATCCCGACGAAGTCCAGTTCCTAACAAACTTGAACCCGCCCCAACAAGAAGCGGTCGCCTTCGCACTCGCATCGCCCGATATCGCGATCCTACACGGCCCACCGGGAACCGGAAAAACGACCACGTTGGCTGAGGTGATTTACCAAGCGGTCCAGCGTGGTGATAAAGTCCTCGCCTGCGCCCCAAGCAACACCGCCGTTGACAACTTGCTTGAACGCTTGGTCCCGATGGTTCCCGCTGTTTTACGTGTCGGCCATCCGGCTCGAGTTTTCGAATCACTGCGTGGTCACACTCTGGATGAACTGGTCGAATCCGACGCATCAGCGGCGATCATCAAAGACATGCGGCGTGAACTGGACGAACTGTTGCGCTCCGCCGCTCGCCCAGGCCGGGGTCGAGACGCCCGAAAACGACGCAACCTGCTTTACAGCACCGCGGGCGACTTGCGGGGACAAATTCGGTCGCTTGAACGGAGTGTCGTTCGCAGCATTATCGACTCGGCAGATGTGATCTGCACCACCACCACGATCGATGAGGATCTGTTGGCAGGGGCAAAATTTGAAACCGTGGTGATCGATGAAGCATGCCAATGCACCGAGTCGAGTGCATGGCAAGCCATCCTTCGCGCGGACATGCTTGTCATGGCCGGAGATCATTGCCAGCTACCGCCGACCGTGCTGTCGGACCAGGCCGCGTCCGAAGGCATGCAGGATTCGATGATGCATCGTTTGATCGAGCGCGAAGGTTCTTCGATCTTTCGACGGCTGACGGTTCAATACCGGATGCATCGCGATATCATGGACTTTTCATCCAACGAATTCTACGAAGGCACCTTGGTTGCCGATCCCAGCGTTGCCAGCCACTTGCTTTGCGATCTCCCTAGGGTGGAAACGAACGAACTGACTGATTCAGCGTTGATGTTTGTCGATACCGCAGGCGCAAACATGAACGAAGAGATCGAGCGTGATGGCGAAAGCAAGTTCAATGCTGGCGAAGGAAAACTGATCGAACGCTTCGCGACGGAGTTGGTTGAATCTGGAGTCGATCGCGATCAAATCGCCATCATCGCACCTTATGCGGCACAGGTTCGTTGGCTAAGGAACCGCCCATCGCTAAGAGATATCGAAATCGACACGGTTGACGGTTTCCAAGGGCGTGAAAAAGAAGCCGTTTTGATCACGATGACTCGCAGTAATGATCGAGGCGAGATCGGTTTCTTGAGAGACAAACGCCGGACGAATGTTGCCCTCACTCGTGCCAGAAGAAAACTGATCGTCATCGGCGACAGTGCAACGCTAGGCAGCAATGAATTTTACGGCAGGATGCTTGAATATTTCGAACAGAAACAAGCCTACCGAAGCGTGTTTGAATTCCAGATCGACTGA
- a CDS encoding ABC transporter permease, which yields MLWIRTLRLGVKSLALHPLRSGLTMLGILIGVWAVILLTAISQGASDQVQKQIESLGANTIIVRSQKPPEEKLAGARASQYGLLRSDLELILATVPTVKTAIPIREIRRQFTYRDRVVDGRLVGCTPGYADVNALSIRSHGGRFLTDADGMRSDTVCVISAGVAERLFPYEEPLGKRLYIPESEDYYKIVGVLEARNPSAAIGGSLDSQDFSSDIYIPMQTLRRRIGDTIMTRRSGQFQVEIMELNQITLQVESVDEVRSSAAMIESLLERNHKDIGDTAVVVPLELLEQARNLRMMFLGIGVLIACISLIVGGIGIMNIMLASVTERTREIGIRRALGAKRADIVRQFLVETLVLSVCGAACGILLGFLGPAMYQGLIYIVREGFPDKFAALPDAIREAKPTIVYETIPLAVVIAVAVGLVSGLYPAIRAARMNPIDALRHE from the coding sequence ATGTTGTGGATTCGTACCCTTCGTCTGGGAGTCAAAAGTCTAGCGCTACACCCGTTGCGCAGTGGCTTGACCATGCTCGGTATTTTGATCGGGGTCTGGGCAGTCATCCTGCTAACCGCGATCAGCCAAGGTGCGAGTGATCAAGTTCAAAAACAAATTGAATCACTCGGTGCTAACACGATCATCGTTCGCAGCCAAAAACCGCCAGAAGAAAAACTGGCCGGGGCTCGCGCCAGCCAATACGGATTGCTCCGTAGCGATTTGGAATTGATCCTCGCCACCGTTCCTACGGTTAAGACCGCGATTCCGATTCGCGAAATCCGTCGCCAATTCACCTACCGCGACCGAGTTGTCGATGGTCGCTTGGTGGGATGCACGCCCGGATACGCCGATGTCAACGCGTTGAGCATCCGCAGTCATGGCGGCCGGTTCTTGACCGATGCCGACGGGATGCGCAGTGACACCGTTTGCGTGATTTCCGCCGGCGTTGCCGAGCGACTGTTTCCTTATGAAGAGCCCCTTGGAAAGCGGCTCTACATTCCCGAAAGCGAAGACTACTACAAAATCGTCGGCGTCCTGGAAGCCCGAAACCCTTCCGCCGCAATCGGTGGTTCTCTCGATTCACAGGACTTTTCATCGGACATCTATATCCCGATGCAAACGCTGCGTCGGCGAATTGGTGACACGATCATGACCCGCCGCAGTGGTCAGTTCCAAGTCGAAATCATGGAGCTAAATCAGATCACATTGCAAGTCGAGTCGGTTGACGAAGTTCGCTCAAGCGCCGCGATGATCGAATCGTTGCTCGAACGCAACCACAAAGACATCGGTGACACTGCGGTTGTCGTACCACTAGAGTTGCTCGAACAGGCTCGCAACCTGCGGATGATGTTCCTTGGTATCGGCGTTCTGATCGCGTGCATTTCGTTGATCGTCGGCGGCATCGGTATCATGAACATCATGCTCGCGAGTGTGACCGAACGAACACGAGAAATTGGTATCCGCCGGGCATTGGGTGCAAAACGTGCGGACATCGTGCGACAGTTCTTGGTCGAAACTCTGGTGCTAAGCGTCTGCGGTGCCGCGTGCGGTATCCTGCTCGGCTTCCTTGGCCCGGCGATGTATCAGGGCCTGATTTATATCGTCCGCGAGGGATTCCCAGATAAATTCGCTGCCCTTCCCGATGCGATCCGAGAGGCCAAACCGACGATCGTTTACGAGACGATTCCGTTGGCCGTTGTCATCGCTGTCGCGGTCGGTCTTGTTAGCGGGCTCTATCCGGCGATTCGAGCCGCTCGAATGAATCCAATCGACGCACTTCGACACGAATAG